A region of Sphingomonas sp. DNA encodes the following proteins:
- a CDS encoding arginine N-succinyltransferase: MSFRVRPAKAGDFQAIYEMAKLTGGGFTNLPADKGTLVAKLARSDNALARTEDSAEGDLFVFVLENAETGQIRGTCQVFSRVGIREPFYSYRVSTLTQTSPELGRTFRAEMLTLCTDFEGSSEVGGLFLHPNERAGGLGVLLARSRYLFIRLHRARFADKVLAELRGVIDEAGGSPFWDAIAGRFFGMTFQEADSFNGAHGTRFIADLMPKTPIYTAMLPESARAIMGVPHPSGRAAMRMLEQEGFTGDGYVDIFDGGPTMAAATDNIRTIREARQLTLSEIGEAPDAIRMMLAAGDRRDFAAGYGKVAIRDDGSATLDAASAALLGLEVDDAFLAVGR; this comes from the coding sequence GTGAGCTTCAGGGTGCGTCCGGCGAAAGCCGGGGATTTCCAGGCGATCTACGAAATGGCGAAGCTGACCGGCGGCGGCTTCACCAATCTGCCCGCCGACAAGGGCACTCTGGTCGCCAAGCTCGCCCGTTCCGACAACGCGCTGGCGCGGACCGAGGACAGCGCGGAAGGCGACCTGTTCGTCTTCGTGCTCGAAAATGCCGAAACCGGCCAGATTCGCGGCACCTGCCAGGTGTTCAGCCGGGTCGGCATCCGCGAGCCCTTCTACAGCTACCGGGTCAGCACGCTCACCCAGACCTCGCCGGAACTGGGCCGGACCTTCCGCGCCGAGATGCTGACGCTCTGCACCGATTTCGAGGGGAGCTCCGAAGTGGGCGGCCTGTTCCTCCATCCGAACGAGCGGGCCGGCGGGCTCGGCGTGCTGCTGGCGCGCAGCCGCTACCTGTTCATCAGGCTCCACCGTGCCCGCTTCGCCGACAAGGTGCTGGCCGAATTGCGGGGCGTGATCGACGAGGCCGGCGGCTCGCCCTTCTGGGACGCGATCGCCGGGCGCTTCTTCGGCATGACCTTCCAGGAGGCCGACAGCTTCAACGGCGCGCACGGCACCCGCTTCATCGCCGATCTCATGCCCAAGACGCCGATCTACACCGCGATGCTGCCGGAAAGCGCGCGCGCGATCATGGGCGTCCCCCACCCCTCCGGCCGCGCCGCGATGCGGATGCTGGAGCAGGAAGGCTTCACCGGCGACGGCTATGTCGACATTTTCGACGGCGGCCCGACCATGGCCGCCGCGACCGACAATATCCGCACGATCCGCGAGGCGCGCCAACTGACCTTGAGCGAGATCGGCGAAGCGCCGGACGCGATCCGGATGATGCTCGCCGCCGGCGACCGGCGCGATTTCGCCGCCGGCTATGGCAAGGTCGCGATCCGGGACGATGGTTCGGCGACGCTGGACGCGGCCAGTGCCGCTCTGCTTGGGCTGGAAGTGGACGACGCCTTCCTCGCCGTTGGGCGCTAG
- a CDS encoding DUF481 domain-containing protein, with the protein MIVRTLLATLLIVYAAPALARGDVDPPVAVQIEPAAAAAEEAPAAEEEQEPQLPPTVQQMVDDAFATGNDAEIAAVVKFARRAHPEFAGELNARLAARNEERQAARQTRLARRGVLENWSGRGEIGASRTSGNVDNLGIFASLNATREGLRWRHQVRASAQIQEINGFRTQERLLLTYEPHYKVNERLSTYALLQAERDPPLGFDGRYSASVGLGYALVKTPRFNVDLQGGPAFRHTEFTDGFNEDTISGRAALDARLRLRPGVTLTQTASAFIDSGSNTFTSATGLETQIIGALSARLSYNLQYESEPVPGRVSTDTQSRVTLVYGF; encoded by the coding sequence CGGTGCAGATCGAGCCGGCGGCAGCAGCAGCCGAAGAGGCGCCGGCGGCGGAAGAGGAGCAGGAGCCGCAATTGCCGCCGACCGTGCAGCAGATGGTCGACGACGCCTTCGCCACCGGCAATGACGCGGAGATCGCGGCGGTGGTGAAGTTCGCCCGACGCGCGCATCCCGAATTCGCCGGGGAGCTCAACGCCCGGCTCGCGGCGCGCAACGAGGAGCGGCAGGCGGCGCGGCAGACCCGGCTCGCCCGGCGCGGCGTGCTCGAAAACTGGTCTGGCCGCGGCGAAATCGGCGCCTCGCGCACCTCGGGCAATGTCGACAATCTCGGCATCTTCGCCTCGCTCAATGCGACGCGCGAGGGGCTGCGCTGGCGCCATCAGGTCCGCGCCAGCGCCCAGATCCAGGAGATCAACGGCTTCCGCACCCAGGAGCGGCTGCTGCTGACATACGAGCCGCACTACAAGGTGAACGAGCGGCTTTCGACCTATGCGCTGCTCCAGGCGGAGCGCGATCCGCCGCTCGGCTTCGACGGCCGTTATTCGGCCTCGGTCGGTCTCGGCTATGCGCTGGTGAAGACGCCGCGCTTCAACGTCGACCTCCAGGGCGGCCCCGCCTTCCGTCACACCGAATTCACCGACGGTTTCAACGAGGACACGATCTCCGGCCGTGCCGCCCTCGATGCGCGGCTGCGCCTGCGTCCCGGCGTGACGCTGACGCAGACCGCATCGGCCTTCATCGATTCCGGCAGCAACACCTTCACCTCCGCGACCGGTCTCGAAACGCAGATCATCGGCGCGTTGTCGGCCCGGCTTTCCTACAATCTCCAATATGAGAGCGAGCCGGTGCCCGGCCGCGTCTCGACCGACACGCAGAGCCGCGTCACGCTCGTTTACGGTTTCTAG
- a CDS encoding caspase family protein, which translates to MTRWGFIVAAALSLGLSPAYAQDSAGPAPVAIASGQSVDGTLAQGDVRRRSGKFEDVYVLQGRRGQRVDLRLSSSDFDAFLLVTGPDGFNLINDDADGGEGLDSRLVVELPSDGTYRISVTSFRPGETGVYRLSAATPPADAAIDRPPPAAAIQLGASVNGRLEARDGRREADHYADQYRFTARRGERVRIEMRSAKLDTYLALRHPDGTEDFNDDGRIEGARSTDSRIDVVLPEDGEYVIVATSFLPRAAGEYRLTLERSPGLARQANVPGGPRVIALAVGVADYGGRTSNLPNTDDDASELYADLREAGLLHPASVALTNAQATRKSVSDAFRRIAAAAGPEDLFLFLFSGHGDQIDVDVSAAELDGRAETIELYDRAMRDSELAPLFASVQARMSLLVIDACYAGGFRSLVDRPNVVGMFSSEEDLTSLVASRFQAGGFLSYFLRAGITGEADDDGDGIVTAGELSTYVRRRFRVEGDIPATTREDERNYQNLLIERGGVHIDDVIVRLNRPAN; encoded by the coding sequence ATGACGCGTTGGGGTTTCATCGTCGCGGCGGCTTTGTCGCTTGGCCTGTCGCCGGCGTATGCGCAGGACAGCGCGGGGCCTGCGCCGGTGGCGATCGCCTCCGGGCAAAGCGTGGACGGCACGCTCGCCCAGGGCGATGTCCGCCGCCGCTCCGGCAAGTTCGAGGATGTCTATGTCCTGCAGGGACGGCGTGGGCAGCGCGTCGATCTGCGACTTTCTTCCTCCGATTTCGATGCCTTCCTGCTGGTCACCGGCCCGGACGGCTTCAACCTCATCAACGATGACGCGGACGGCGGCGAAGGACTGGACAGCCGGCTCGTCGTCGAGCTGCCGTCCGACGGCACCTACCGCATCTCCGTCACCTCCTTCCGGCCGGGCGAGACGGGCGTCTATCGCCTGTCGGCCGCCACGCCGCCGGCGGACGCGGCGATCGATCGGCCGCCGCCGGCCGCCGCGATCCAGCTCGGCGCCAGCGTGAACGGCCGCCTCGAGGCGCGCGACGGACGGCGCGAAGCCGATCATTATGCCGATCAGTACCGCTTCACCGCACGGCGCGGCGAGCGGGTACGGATCGAGATGCGATCGGCCAAGCTCGACACCTATCTGGCGCTCCGCCACCCCGACGGCACGGAGGATTTCAACGACGACGGCCGAATCGAAGGCGCGCGATCGACCGACAGCCGGATCGACGTCGTGCTGCCGGAGGACGGCGAATATGTGATCGTGGCGACGAGCTTCTTGCCGCGTGCGGCGGGCGAATATCGTCTGACCCTGGAGCGGAGTCCCGGCTTGGCGCGCCAGGCGAACGTGCCGGGCGGGCCGCGGGTGATCGCCCTGGCGGTCGGCGTGGCCGATTATGGCGGCCGCACCTCCAACCTGCCGAACACGGACGACGATGCATCCGAGCTCTATGCGGACCTGCGCGAAGCCGGCCTGCTCCATCCGGCCAGCGTCGCGCTCACCAACGCGCAGGCGACACGCAAAAGCGTGTCGGACGCCTTCCGCCGCATCGCCGCTGCGGCCGGACCGGAGGACCTGTTCCTGTTCCTCTTTTCCGGCCATGGCGATCAGATCGACGTGGACGTCAGTGCGGCTGAACTGGACGGGCGCGCGGAAACGATCGAACTTTATGACAGGGCGATGCGCGACAGCGAGCTGGCGCCGCTCTTCGCCAGCGTGCAGGCGCGCATGTCGCTGCTGGTGATCGACGCCTGCTATGCGGGCGGCTTCCGCAGCCTGGTCGACCGGCCGAACGTGGTCGGCATGTTCAGCTCGGAGGAGGATCTCACCAGCCTCGTCGCCAGCCGTTTCCAGGCGGGCGGGTTCCTGTCCTATTTCCTGCGCGCCGGCATAACCGGCGAGGCGGACGACGACGGCGACGGGATCGTCACGGCGGGCGAGCTGTCCACCTATGTCCGCCGCCGTTTCCGCGTGGAGGGCGACATTCCGGCGACCACGCGGGAGGACGAGCGCAATTACCAGAACCTGCTGATCGAGCGCGGCGGCGTCCATATCGACGACGTGATCGTCCGGCTGAACCGCCCGGCGAACTAG
- a CDS encoding fused MFS/spermidine synthase encodes MRRSRRGCYHLSNEGTGILASELTGARLDERYARPLFLTTIVLGSFLLFLTQPMIARMALPRLGGAPSVWNSAMLVYQFLLLAGYAYAHRIAHLRPRRQAGIHLLLFGVAALWLPIGLTSALPPATGEPAFWVPWFLLSSIGPVFFIVSAQAPLMQRWYALETSRGDPYPLYAASNLGSFAGLISYPLIVEPLMTLQQQSWLWTGIYAVLVVLVAGCAFTVPADAVEAVPEETTPPPSTRRMAHWALLAAVPSGLMLSTTTHLTTDIVAMPLLWVLPLGLYLLSWVIAFAARRRPAELITVAAPLVILIAGGLAFSDGTRNPFVSASLGLVLLFVVAVALHSEMFRLRPAVDHLTRFYLLLSFGGMLGGLFCAIVAPLLFDWAYEHPLLILAAALLVPQYALVPWPERLIRVLAVALPAGALALSFLGEQGYLGRTPMTAMTSSITVSLFALACLGRRWPFTVALAALMLSYGGWSTLARSTGDERTRSYFGIYEVYDRADGSARVLTHGTTLHGIQNLTPGLETVPTSYYARRSGIGLALANADALYGPGARIGVIGLGTGTLACYRQAGQPWTFFEIDPAMVDVARDRFTFLRECAPDARMVLGDARISVDHEPADSIDLLAVDAFSSDAVPMHLLTREALAVYGRAVQHSGIVLFHVSNRYLDLRPVIADIAQRGGWTAAMMQYVPERDEESELNATISVWIALSRDPGTIERLVALSGEDSALWETLEPRPGFSGWSDDHASILPIINYPSLWPGS; translated from the coding sequence ATGCGCCGGTCGCGGCGCGGCTGCTATCATCTCAGTAACGAAGGGACGGGAATCTTGGCCAGCGAACTGACCGGTGCCCGGCTCGACGAGCGCTACGCGCGCCCTCTCTTCCTCACCACCATCGTGCTGGGCTCGTTCCTGCTGTTCCTGACCCAGCCGATGATCGCGCGCATGGCGCTGCCCCGGCTCGGCGGCGCGCCGTCGGTCTGGAACAGTGCGATGCTGGTCTATCAGTTCCTGCTGCTCGCCGGCTATGCCTATGCCCACCGGATCGCGCATCTGCGGCCCCGGCGCCAGGCCGGCATCCACCTGCTGCTGTTCGGCGTCGCCGCCTTGTGGCTCCCGATCGGCCTCACCTCCGCGCTCCCTCCCGCGACCGGCGAGCCGGCCTTCTGGGTGCCCTGGTTCCTGCTGTCGTCGATCGGACCGGTCTTCTTCATCGTTTCCGCGCAGGCACCATTGATGCAGCGCTGGTATGCGCTCGAAACCAGCCGGGGCGATCCCTATCCGCTCTACGCCGCTTCCAATCTCGGCAGCTTCGCTGGCCTCATTTCCTATCCGCTGATCGTCGAGCCGCTGATGACGCTGCAGCAGCAGAGCTGGCTGTGGACGGGCATCTATGCGGTGCTGGTCGTGCTCGTGGCCGGCTGTGCCTTCACGGTGCCGGCCGACGCGGTGGAGGCGGTGCCGGAAGAAACCACGCCGCCCCCCAGCACGCGGCGCATGGCGCACTGGGCGCTGCTCGCGGCCGTGCCGTCCGGGCTGATGCTGTCGACGACGACGCACCTCACCACCGATATCGTGGCGATGCCGCTGCTGTGGGTGCTGCCGCTCGGCCTCTATCTGCTGAGCTGGGTGATCGCCTTCGCGGCGCGGCGGCGCCCGGCGGAGCTCATCACCGTCGCCGCGCCGCTCGTCATCCTGATCGCCGGCGGTCTCGCCTTCAGCGACGGGACGCGCAATCCGTTCGTTTCGGCCAGCCTGGGGCTCGTCCTGCTGTTCGTGGTCGCCGTGGCGCTGCACAGCGAGATGTTCCGGCTGCGTCCGGCGGTGGACCATCTGACCCGATTCTACCTGCTCCTGTCCTTCGGCGGGATGCTGGGCGGGCTGTTCTGCGCCATCGTCGCGCCCCTGTTGTTCGACTGGGCCTACGAGCATCCGCTGCTGATCCTCGCCGCCGCTTTGCTCGTCCCCCAATATGCGCTGGTGCCCTGGCCGGAGCGGCTCATCCGCGTCCTGGCCGTCGCGCTGCCCGCCGGCGCGCTCGCGCTCTCCTTCCTGGGCGAGCAGGGCTATCTCGGCAGGACGCCGATGACGGCGATGACGAGCAGCATCACCGTCTCGTTGTTCGCGCTCGCCTGCCTCGGCCGGCGCTGGCCGTTCACGGTGGCGCTCGCCGCGCTGATGCTGAGCTATGGCGGCTGGTCGACGCTCGCACGTTCGACCGGCGACGAACGCACCCGGTCCTATTTCGGGATCTACGAGGTCTATGACCGGGCCGACGGATCGGCGCGGGTGCTGACTCACGGCACGACGCTCCACGGTATCCAGAATCTGACGCCGGGACTGGAGACGGTGCCGACCAGCTATTATGCTCGCCGCTCCGGCATCGGCCTCGCGCTCGCCAATGCCGACGCGCTGTACGGTCCTGGCGCGCGGATCGGCGTGATCGGGCTGGGGACGGGAACGCTTGCCTGCTACCGCCAGGCTGGCCAGCCCTGGACCTTCTTCGAGATCGATCCGGCGATGGTCGATGTGGCGCGCGACCGCTTCACCTTCCTGAGAGAATGTGCGCCCGACGCCCGGATGGTGCTGGGCGACGCGCGGATCAGCGTCGATCACGAACCGGCCGATTCGATCGACCTGCTGGCGGTGGACGCCTTCTCCTCCGACGCGGTGCCAATGCACCTGCTCACCCGCGAAGCGCTGGCGGTATATGGGCGCGCCGTGCAGCATAGCGGCATCGTCCTGTTCCACGTCTCCAACCGCTATCTCGATCTGCGGCCCGTCATCGCCGACATCGCGCAGCGCGGCGGCTGGACGGCGGCGATGATGCAATATGTGCCGGAGCGCGACGAAGAGAGCGAGCTCAACGCGACGATCTCGGTCTGGATCGCCCTGTCGCGCGATCCCGGCACGATCGAGCGGCTGGTGGCCCTGTCCGGCGAAGACAGCGCGCTGTGGGAAACGCTGGAGCCCAGGCCGGGCTTCTCGGGCTGGAGCGACGATCACGCCTCGATCCTGCCGATCATCAACTATCCCAGCCTGTGGCCCGGAAGCTGA
- a CDS encoding GNAT family N-acetyltransferase, giving the protein MTAIETQRLCLRDWTEADIAPFVRHTNTPEVMRWLGGVLAPEEAEAPVRERIMRWQEELGFTFWAMERKTDAELLGFCGLKIAEGDTSPVAGDHEIGWRLRADAWGQGYAKEAAIASLDFAFGPLAAPHVVALTCIGNEASWGLMEKLGMTRRADLDYVDPRFTGELSPTIVYRIERSEWRP; this is encoded by the coding sequence ATGACCGCGATCGAAACGCAGCGCTTGTGCCTGCGCGACTGGACGGAGGCGGATATCGCGCCGTTCGTGCGCCATACCAACACGCCCGAGGTGATGCGCTGGCTGGGCGGCGTGCTGGCGCCGGAGGAAGCGGAAGCGCCGGTGCGCGAGCGGATCATGCGTTGGCAGGAGGAGCTTGGCTTCACCTTCTGGGCGATGGAGCGCAAGACAGACGCGGAATTGCTCGGCTTTTGCGGGCTCAAGATCGCCGAAGGAGACACTTCGCCGGTCGCCGGCGATCATGAGATCGGCTGGCGGCTGCGCGCAGACGCCTGGGGGCAGGGCTATGCGAAAGAAGCGGCGATCGCTTCGCTCGATTTCGCCTTCGGCCCGCTCGCCGCGCCCCATGTGGTGGCGCTCACCTGCATCGGGAACGAGGCGAGCTGGGGCTTGATGGAAAAGCTCGGCATGACTCGCCGGGCGGACCTGGATTATGTCGACCCCCGTTTCACTGGCGAGCTCAGCCCGACCATCGTCTACCGCATCGAGCGGAGCGAGTGGCGGCCATGA
- the hemB gene encoding porphobilinogen synthase encodes MTAAAYPALRLRRTRAAAWSRALVAETVLTPSDLIWPLFVTEGEGVEEPIAALPGVSRWSLDGIAARAREARDLGIPCIALFPNTPARLRTDDAREALDADNLICRAVKAAKDAAPEVGVLTDVALDPYTAHGHDGITDDAGYVLNDATVEILARQALIQAEAGADIVAPSDMMDGRVGSIRSALEQAGHANVQILAYAAKYASAFYGPFRDAVGSRGLLKGDKKTYQMDPANAEEALREVAADLVEGADHVMVKPGLPYLDIVRRVKERFEVPVFVYQVSGEYAMIEAAAAAGAGDRDALLLETLTAFKRAGASGVLTYHAPVAARLLSSQ; translated from the coding sequence ATGACCGCCGCCGCTTACCCCGCCTTGCGCCTGCGCCGCACCCGTGCCGCCGCCTGGAGCCGCGCGCTGGTCGCCGAGACGGTGCTCACGCCGTCGGACCTGATCTGGCCTTTGTTCGTGACCGAAGGGGAGGGCGTTGAGGAGCCGATCGCCGCGCTGCCCGGCGTGTCGCGCTGGTCGCTCGACGGCATCGCGGCGCGGGCGCGCGAGGCGCGCGATCTCGGTATTCCCTGCATCGCGCTCTTTCCGAACACGCCGGCTCGGTTGCGCACCGACGATGCGCGCGAGGCGCTCGACGCCGACAACCTGATCTGCCGCGCGGTCAAGGCCGCCAAGGACGCGGCGCCTGAGGTGGGGGTGCTCACCGATGTCGCGCTCGATCCCTATACCGCGCACGGCCATGACGGGATCACCGACGATGCCGGCTATGTGCTGAACGACGCCACCGTGGAGATCCTCGCCCGCCAGGCTTTGATCCAGGCCGAGGCGGGGGCGGACATCGTCGCGCCGTCGGACATGATGGACGGGCGCGTCGGCTCGATCCGCTCGGCGCTCGAGCAGGCGGGCCATGCGAACGTCCAGATCCTGGCCTATGCCGCCAAATATGCGAGCGCCTTCTACGGCCCGTTCCGCGACGCGGTCGGCTCGCGCGGGCTGCTGAAGGGCGACAAGAAGACCTACCAGATGGACCCGGCCAATGCCGAGGAGGCGCTGCGCGAGGTCGCCGCCGATCTCGTCGAGGGTGCGGATCATGTCATGGTGAAGCCGGGCCTGCCCTATCTCGATATCGTTCGCCGCGTGAAGGAACGCTTCGAAGTCCCTGTTTTCGTTTATCAGGTGTCCGGCGAATATGCGATGATCGAGGCCGCGGCGGCGGCAGGGGCTGGGGACCGCGACGCGCTGCTGCTCGAAACGCTGACCGCGTTCAAGCGCGCCGGCGCTTCGGGCGTGCTGACCTATCATGCGCCGGTCGCGGCGCGGCTGCTATCATCTCAGTAA
- a CDS encoding DUF3008 family protein yields MPAKSAAQQKAAGAALSAKRGDTPRSKLKGASKSMVESMSEKELEELASTKRKGKPERVGN; encoded by the coding sequence ATGCCCGCCAAGTCCGCCGCCCAGCAAAAGGCCGCCGGCGCCGCTCTGTCCGCCAAGCGCGGCGACACGCCCAGGAGCAAGCTCAAGGGCGCTTCCAAGTCGATGGTCGAATCGATGAGCGAGAAGGAGCTTGAGGAGCTCGCCTCCACGAAGCGCAAGGGCAAGCCCGAGCGCGTCGGGAACTAG
- a CDS encoding gamma carbonic anhydrase family protein: MTLLSFAGKTPLIDPAAFVAPGARLIGDIEIGPEASIWYNCVLRGDVNRIRIGARSNVQDGTVIHVDSPEPGHDEGFPTIIGEDVLIGHMAMIHGCTLEDRAFVGLGSIVMDGCVIAGDAMLAAGAMLTPGKRIPSGQLWAGRPAKYVRDLGEAEIAGMRAGVAHYVEMAKRHAAALSGA, translated from the coding sequence ATGACCCTGCTCAGCTTCGCCGGCAAGACGCCGCTAATCGACCCCGCCGCGTTCGTCGCGCCCGGCGCGCGGCTGATCGGCGACATCGAGATCGGGCCGGAGGCGAGCATCTGGTACAATTGCGTGCTGCGCGGCGACGTGAACCGCATCCGGATCGGCGCGCGCAGCAATGTACAGGACGGCACCGTCATTCATGTCGATTCGCCCGAGCCGGGCCATGACGAGGGCTTCCCGACGATCATCGGCGAGGATGTGTTGATCGGCCACATGGCGATGATCCATGGCTGCACGCTGGAGGACCGCGCCTTCGTCGGTCTGGGGTCCATCGTCATGGACGGCTGCGTCATCGCGGGCGACGCGATGCTGGCCGCCGGCGCGATGCTGACGCCGGGCAAGCGCATCCCGTCGGGCCAGCTCTGGGCCGGGCGCCCGGCGAAATATGTCCGCGACCTCGGCGAGGCCGAAATCGCCGGAATGCGCGCCGGGGTCGCCCATTATGTCGAGATGGCCAAGCGACACGCGGCCGCGCTCAGCGGGGCGTAA
- a CDS encoding N-succinylarginine dihydrolase, with protein sequence MALVEINFDGIVGPTHNYAGLSFGNLAATANKGETAYPRAAALQGIAKMRHNLRLGLVQGLLLPHRRPDHDWLASLGTSAEQASDTLLAAALSASSMWAANAATVSPAPDTADGRCHLTVANLNTMAHRSHEWPETLAQLRLAFADAAHFAVHPPVPATFGDEGAANHMRLAAHHGAPGVEVFVYGVRGGAFPARQHVEASRALARLNRVDPRRSLFVAQSEEAIAAGAFHNDVVAVANEHVLFAHEQAFANKDSFYADLRRLLPEVEIVEAPASLVSLEDAVKSYLFNAQLVSLPEGGMALVLPEEARETPRVWAWLEQMAAGNGPIRRLALVDVRQSMANGGGPACLRLRVVADPATVDSRFLVDETKLDAIAAVIAETWPEAVAPDGLVDPALWARAAEVRGALLDLLGLSELA encoded by the coding sequence ATGGCGCTGGTCGAGATCAATTTCGATGGGATCGTCGGGCCGACCCACAATTATGCGGGGCTGAGCTTCGGAAATCTCGCCGCCACCGCCAACAAGGGCGAAACCGCCTATCCCCGCGCCGCCGCGCTGCAGGGGATCGCGAAAATGCGGCACAATCTGCGGCTCGGGCTCGTCCAGGGTCTGCTGCTGCCGCACCGCCGGCCGGATCATGATTGGCTGGCCTCGCTGGGTACCAGCGCGGAGCAGGCGTCGGACACGCTGCTCGCCGCCGCCCTCTCCGCCTCGTCCATGTGGGCGGCCAATGCGGCGACCGTCTCCCCGGCCCCCGATACGGCGGACGGGCGTTGTCACCTGACGGTCGCGAACCTCAATACGATGGCGCATCGCAGCCACGAATGGCCGGAGACGCTGGCGCAGCTCCGCCTCGCCTTTGCCGACGCGGCGCATTTCGCCGTCCATCCGCCCGTCCCCGCCACCTTCGGCGACGAGGGCGCGGCCAATCATATGCGCCTCGCCGCGCATCACGGCGCGCCGGGCGTGGAGGTCTTCGTCTATGGCGTGCGCGGCGGCGCCTTTCCGGCGCGCCAGCATGTCGAGGCGAGCCGGGCGCTGGCGCGGCTGAACCGGGTCGATCCGCGGCGCAGCCTGTTCGTCGCCCAGTCCGAGGAGGCGATCGCCGCCGGCGCCTTCCACAACGATGTCGTGGCCGTCGCCAACGAACATGTCCTGTTCGCCCATGAGCAGGCCTTCGCGAACAAGGACAGCTTCTACGCCGACTTGCGGCGCCTGCTGCCTGAGGTCGAGATCGTCGAGGCGCCGGCCAGCCTGGTCAGCCTCGAAGACGCTGTGAAATCCTATCTCTTCAACGCCCAGCTCGTCAGCCTGCCCGAAGGCGGCATGGCTTTGGTGCTGCCCGAGGAGGCACGTGAAACGCCGCGCGTCTGGGCCTGGCTGGAACAGATGGCCGCCGGCAACGGGCCGATCCGCCGGCTCGCACTGGTCGATGTGCGCCAGTCCATGGCCAATGGCGGGGGCCCGGCCTGCCTGCGCCTGCGCGTCGTCGCCGATCCCGCCACGGTCGATTCCCGCTTCCTGGTCGATGAGACGAAGCTGGACGCGATCGCGGCGGTGATCGCCGAGACATGGCCCGAGGCGGTCGCGCCCGACGGTCTCGTCGATCCCGCCTTGTGGGCACGCGCGGCCGAGGTACGCGGCGCGCTGCTCGATCTGCTGGGTCTTTCCGAGCTGGCCTGA
- a CDS encoding hydrolase translates to MQSLDAQERAAITRAADAPMLDQVMAWSAINSGSRNLDGLATMAGLLADSFSVLPGELALFDPAPVEAMLPDGALRSVPHGRNLHLRVRPEAPVQLLFTGHMDTVFGVDHPFQTVFWREEGVLGGPGVADMKGGIAVMLAALQAIEAVGAPGLGYEVVLNSDEEVGSPGSGALIAAAARGKAAALTYEPSALPDGTLAGARPGSGNFSIRITGRAAHAGRNPEEGRNALLAAADLALRLAAGKRDGLSVNPAKIDGGGQNNVVPDHAVLRVNLRPRSPELQAAAQALLDDSIAAVAAAHDVSVHVHGGFARAPKPLDDRALALFGLVKRCGADLGQDIDWRDTGGVCDGNNIAACGVPVVDTMGVRGGAIHSDQEFLIAASLAERAQLSALTILRLAKGEGL, encoded by the coding sequence ATGCAATCGCTGGACGCACAGGAACGGGCCGCAATCACGCGCGCCGCCGATGCGCCGATGCTGGATCAGGTCATGGCCTGGTCCGCGATCAACAGCGGCTCGCGCAATCTGGACGGCCTGGCGACCATGGCCGGCCTGCTCGCCGACTCCTTTTCCGTGCTGCCGGGCGAGCTGGCGCTGTTCGATCCGGCGCCGGTCGAGGCGATGCTGCCTGACGGGGCGCTGCGGTCGGTGCCGCATGGCCGCAACCTGCATCTGAGGGTGCGGCCCGAGGCCCCCGTCCAGCTCCTCTTCACCGGCCATATGGACACGGTGTTCGGCGTCGATCATCCCTTCCAGACCGTCTTCTGGCGCGAGGAAGGCGTGCTCGGCGGACCGGGCGTCGCGGACATGAAGGGCGGCATCGCGGTGATGCTCGCGGCCCTGCAGGCGATCGAGGCAGTCGGCGCACCCGGGCTCGGCTATGAAGTCGTCCTCAACAGCGACGAGGAGGTCGGCTCGCCCGGCTCGGGGGCGTTGATCGCGGCGGCGGCGCGCGGCAAGGCGGCGGCCTTGACCTACGAGCCCTCCGCCCTCCCCGACGGCACCCTTGCCGGCGCGCGGCCGGGCAGCGGCAATTTCTCGATCCGGATCACCGGCCGTGCCGCCCATGCCGGGCGCAATCCGGAGGAAGGCCGCAACGCGCTGCTGGCCGCCGCCGATCTCGCGCTCCGGCTGGCCGCCGGCAAGCGCGACGGGCTCAGCGTCAATCCGGCGAAGATCGACGGCGGCGGGCAGAACAATGTCGTGCCGGACCATGCCGTACTGCGCGTCAACCTGCGCCCCCGCTCGCCGGAATTACAGGCCGCGGCGCAGGCTTTGCTCGACGACAGCATCGCGGCGGTCGCGGCTGCGCATGACGTTTCCGTCCACGTCCATGGCGGCTTCGCCCGCGCGCCCAAGCCGCTCGACGACAGGGCGCTTGCCCTGTTCGGGCTCGTAAAGCGCTGCGGCGCCGATCTCGGCCAGGACATAGACTGGCGTGACACGGGCGGAGTGTGCGACGGCAACAACATCGCCGCCTGCGGCGTGCCGGTGGTGGATACGATGGGGGTGCGCGGCGGCGCGATCCATTCGGACCAGGAATTTCTGATCGCGGCCAGCCTGGCCGAGCGCGCGCAATTGTCCGCGCTCACCATCTTGCGGCTGGCCAAAGGGGAGGGTTTGTGA